tttactccaaaataaagcaaattttttgagaaattgttttacattattattcttGATAATCATCGATTCTCTACAATGCTCTGAACTcggaattcgccaattttgagacaccctgtaatTATTTCGCTCGCAAAATTTCATCTAAAACAAGCCGAAAATGTATCAACATAAaccaaaaatgattttaaatttgttgctTTCCAGTGTTTAAGtacatttgaaaataaaatcaaagtttttttaaacaaaattgccaaaaccgtctcaaaaaacaccaaattatgttatttttctgtttcatTCGGTTTTGAACTggaaacatatttattttaaataaaaaaatatcaccaaaaaataaacataaactcgatttttgaacaaaattctTAGTTTTAGTGTGAGATTTTGGCAAAACAGACTGAAAAATCATTAAGAGAAGACAgcaattacaaaatatttgtcTCCTTTTGCCAGTGTTCaagctttttttttggagtgaaactaagttttttaacaatatcGCAACCAAAAAACTTAGTTGAAAGCgaatttttaaccaaattcTCAGTTTCTATTTGAGATTGGGATACAACAGACcaaaaacaaaccaaattAAGACagtaattagttaattacattCATTTTTGCCTTCTAGGGCATTTTTCATCCAAAAACGtaacaacttttaaaaaaattagtaatttttttcgaaaaatgtttgttttatagATATTTACCTAACATATTTTTCTTTAGCGCTTTAACAAACCTTTTTAAAGTCGTCGTTGAACTGGTACCCCAACTCCCACCCAAGACTCGCCAGCCTCTTTTCGGACTCTTTTTTCGCCACTGTAAGCTGATTTATGTACTTCCTCAATTTTTTCGCCGCATTAATATCGGACTTATTGACACCGGCTGAAGCAAGAACACTCTTTTCATTATCCAAATCGACGCCTTTCGACCGATTCAAATTCTGCAAAGTGGTCGCTTGCATCAACTTGGTCACCAGACTGTATCTTATCGACTTGAGCGCATCGATATCGTCAGTTTTcgcaataattttcaaaatatcgtCGAAACTTTTGGCATATTCGAACGCTTTGACGTGTACGTTTGCGGCGATTTTTTGCGCTTCGATGTAATAAATCACGTGCAAGTTGAAAAAATCGGGGTCTGTGATGGTTTCGACGAATGGTTTGAACACTTTGCACGCGAGAATTTCcctaagaaaatattttgaggGCGAGAGAGAGTAACTCCGCGGCAGGAGAAACATGATGAATAATTCACTTGCCGATCTTATGTAGTTCATTTCTTTGTCGGATGACATGACGTGGGGCGACAATGCGAAAACAGGCGGACGGTCGCTATCAACCCTATCAAGgccaaaaattacacaatacAAAAAAAGGGCAAAAAATACTAACACGGCCGTTTTCGCTTCGcgtattttctcaaaatgagCGGTGATTTTTGAAACTATGTCGCATGCTATGAGCTTGGCATAGTCCACCCGTGAAAAGCGCTCGTGGAGGATCTCGATAGCCCCCCAAAAATCCTCCCTAAAACCCCCAATTACTCCACAACAACGAACACAAACACTGACCTGATATTTTCACCCAGCGTTTCCCAATTGTACGCATATTCCTTCAAATACACCAAAATGTAATCCCGGACGATAAAATCCAACAACTGTTGCAGTAAACTATCAACAGTGCGCCCGAAAATCTGGTTAAAATGGGCTTGGGGTGTTTTGCCGGTATTTGTGGACTCATAGTCGCGCtacgatttttttcttgaaaaaattgcagaaaTAGCATAAGCCTCACCATTAAAGTGATACGAAAATTCTCAATGTCTTTTAGAGTGTGTTCCGCCCCCACTGTGGCCATATGTCGCGAAGACAGCTTTACATGGACCCAAATAACTATACCAAGGCTCGATATAACTACCCCAAGTGTTAGCAGAATAAAAAGGAAGTATGAGAGACATGTTGAAAGGATTAAAGAGACTCCAAGACATGCAAAAGAAATGACATAAACGAACATCCTGCAAAAATAACCTCAAAAAAACtctaacaaaaattcacttacgTATCACTTGTGAGTCATTATAATGAATGAAGACTCGATAACGAAGTCATTGTTGAATTatcaattagaaaaaatctttCCTCAAAACAGAATCAGCTGATGGAATCAATGGAGCAGGCAACCAGTAATACACGCGCGCACGCGTATTATTTATTGCATAATTTGGAACCATTCCCCTAATAGCTTGATTGCATGCTGCTTCCTAAATCGGGTATTTTTCGGAGGGAATGTAACAGTGTTACCATCCGCAATTTAGGgatttttttcgataaaaatgcGTGGGAAAGTGTGAACTTTTACTCTCCTAATGCCATTATGTAATTAGGTGCGAGTTGCACAATCTGCAACAATGCAACGAGATCACGTGCTAAAAATATGTCTTGTGTAATTCCGGGTTTCCGGGGGAAAAATCCTGAAGcgattttcaataaatctttTTCTTATCTTGTTTCCTGCCAAAGTGTaacaaatgataaaaaaatcaggaAGTGGGTATCCAAATAAATCACGAACCGATTCATATGAGTCATGTTGCGAATTTTTATTCCAAACtactttttcaataataagATGGAAAAACCGGTTTGAAAACATCAACAAAAGCTTGTAAAAATAGAAGCCATTCTTTACAGCTTGTTAATCccaccaaaaaaatttcattgtcactttaattaaaagatcAAGACTTTGgcaattaattagtttaaatGAGATGGTAATCAATGCACTGACTCAGATAAAATATTGCCGATTTACAGTAATTTTAGTCACGTGTGGcttttcaaaataatcaagTGATCCCatacatattttaataaaaattccatTAAAACCATTTTGTAACCATTAACCTTTGAGGATAATGGGATGCGGATTATGTAATTTTGAAGAGTGTTTTTTGCATGAATTTCTCTCTAGTCAAACTTTGCAttctaatgaaaaattttgtgtcGGTGGCTTTTTCATGCAGGTCGCAAGTTCCAAGGACAAACGTCCggaaactaataaataaaaataacgccCCAAGCAGCAAAGATCTTGTTTTATGATACGAAAGGAAAAAAACGGCACCCAACTTAGAAaacttattacaattttttcttattgatcggaatttgagaaaaaatcaaataaacttGACCgacagttttaattatttctttcacaattatgTAACATTTGACGTCAAATCGGCCAAAATCGGGTGAAAAGCGAAAGTCATTGACGTCACTCTTTGCATCttcaaaattgccaaattttcCGGAATCTGGCGAATCTGACGTCGGTTTCGGTTAACCAATTTTCTATTCTCCGGCGATTCCAATGACGTAGGAGCAGCACCACGGAGTGATTGTGATTTTGAAACCCCACTCCCGCCAAAGGTaggtataaaataatttttccgcAAGATTAACCATTTAGACACATTGCAAAAGCCCGACCAACAACTACCCTCCCAAAATGTGGTGGCtgtgcaaaataattttcttcgGTAGTGTGGTGGCAAGTTTCGCTCAAACCAAAAAACCCAACATTATTGTGATTGTGGCCGACGACATGGTAATTTTTGTGCTTTAAGGGTGTTTAAAACCGACCTAGTTACGAGGGATTGTCCCGGATCACAGTGCGTGACAATTCgcgatttttttcacattCTCTTTCATTAGAACAAGTTCATTTCGTTGCCTTGAAAGTACTACAATCGGAACACTTGACATTCAAATCGGCGTAATTATGACAaattatttacgaaaaaaGTCAATGAACTAGAATTTTCACGTGTATGTAAACTAGCGTCGTCTGGAGGTCGAAAAAAATCGCCttaactcatttatttttttttaattaggggTTCAACGATGTCGGTTTTCACGGAAGCAACGAAATTCCAACCCCTAATATCGACGCTTTGGCCTACAACGGCGTCATCCTCAACAGCCACTACACCCAGGCCTTGTGCACCCCCTCACGTTCTGCCTTCCTCACTGGGAAGTACCCCATCCATCTCGGTAAGTTTCAAGAAAAAGCGGAAGAAAAATTACTTAATCGAGCACTTCATTAGCTAAGGTTTTATCAAGTTTAAGGTTTGCGGTTCCAATATCAAGGTTTCGGTGACTTTGCTCGCAATTATCTAGAATGCTTTTCTCCGGTCCATCTGAttacttacaaaaaattcacagGAAACTTAGCCAAGGTTGCGGTCAAAATTATTCCACTGCTTCATCcgaaaaatcacttttttcaTATCGTAAGGTTGCCACGCTTCATAATTCGCATTTTCAGGAATGCAACATCTCGTTATACTTGAACCTGAACCGTGGGGACTGCCTCTAAACGAGACCATTTTACCGCAATATCTCAAGAGGAATGGATATGCCACACATGCCATAGGTAAATGGCATTTGGGCTTCTTCCGAAAGGAATATACGCCGACCTATAGGGGGTTCGATTCGCATTTTGGGTACTGGCAAGGGTTGCAGGACTACTACAAACATACGGTGCACGCAACGGTAAGTAAAATCCCGACTTTCGGAGAAAATTGTTAATGAATGCGGGAAATTTTTGCTACTACGGTCAAGTTTTGCGGTCGAGATTATGAGACTACTAACCGGTTTTGTGTTTATTGATGAGTCCAATAAGAAGGAAAGAAAATTGATGGCTCACCAGTAAGCAGTGGGAATTCCCTGCCAGCAGGCCCGTAACACCGATTTTTGAGAATTGCCAAATagctttccaaaaataataataatcagaGTGATTtgacttatttattaaaagttcaaaaaagcaCTATGTcatttatacgaatttttgtcataattatcaaacaaaacaaaaataataagagttattattattacgacTATCTACTGTGTAATTATTGTTAGAGCTTGTTCCAAACCTCGTGGCGAACTGACgtcaaaaatgattaaattttaacgttaAATTTCGAATATTTGTTAAAGTAGTTTTATTCCTTATAGTCTTATATCCGAATTAGGGTCGTCCTGGACCCATCAGCttaccggatgaaacttattttttatcaaatataatATCCAAACGAATGTATCCTGAACGGCTTGCCTAAAAAACATGTTCTAATTATGATTAAGGGGGCTAAAAAGAGTCGAATTTTAGCCATTTTCTGCAGTGTTTTACAGCCGTttcaaacaatatttttgaaaccGATTTATAGGATACATTCTACTCGGGCTGTAAGggagaaaattttttaaaatgcagtcacagctttatttaattcagaaaaaaattctgaaaactaaaaaaaataatcaaaaattaataacaagaTTTCATAACccaaatttatttactaaGTTAACCATCGAGTTGGTAAGTTTGTCAACTAATAGATAGCTAAGGAATTGGATATTTTGTGTTACGAGAGAGTATGGTTTTAATATTAGCCAGAGAATctcttgaaaaatttataaactatCCAGCTATTTTATCTGTTAAGTAAATTAGCAAAGATTTTTTGCTGGTTTGTAAACTAACCATCTAGTTTGCACATTAGCCATAACATatccaaaaatgcacaaaatatagggtattttatttgaaaaaaatacaaatttgtattgtaacattttttggatttttccaaaatttatccaaaataaattttgtataaacttgtttaaatattttagcatACCAAAACCAAACCAGTATTTTTATTCCAACACCAAGGCCAATGAAATATATATCGGGTGTGTCAAAAGTTGCGGATAGGCTCTTAGGAGCAGCTCGATAGAACTATAGGCTACACAAAACACTATTTAATAAagacttttaataaattaaaaacaaaaaatggcatCGCCGTACAAGAACACCTATTTTTAcacgttaaaaaatattaaccaaAAGTATTACCATTATAACATTACTAAATGTTGCTGCACTTTTAAAATGGTATATTTAACTCAATTTAAAAAgcaaagaaaatgtttttctacaattctttttgaaaagttatgtataaaagtataaatatgtataaaagtaTCATGCGATCATTTGGATTTATAATAAGAGTGagcgttttttttctttgtgattGAGAAACGAGTGCAAactgaaagaaaaaatgtattctaaataaacattacagctcaaaatgttattatttaacttttcagCTTGATTAATTACGACAATCTGTGGTTTcatacaagttaaaaaatattaaagcctactttattatacagagtgtctcaaaattgacgcccgtgTTTTGGGAATATGATTCAGGGGACTAAtacaaatcgaaagttaaaagtaaaaaatttcccAATTATCTTTCGTTATcgagttattaataaaaatgtaaataataagctTTATGCTGTCTTTCCAATTATTTGTGCAACATAATTCATTAGATGATGTTGCGATGTTAAAATTCTTCGGGATTTTCATCATTATCCGATTCACCGCTAATTCAAAAAGACCGAAAATTTCCATTATAGTTCAGAGACACCTTGATGCACTTTTATggtgacctgacctgacctgacctgacctgactgcCCCTGtgcgatattttaaaacattaaagGTTGCCGTCTTCTTCTTtacattataataaaaaataataaaaaagttgccatttattttcacttttcttGGGTTATTGAAGTTGCCATGGACACTTCAAAAAAcgtgctttttaaataaacaaaatagattaccaataaaaaaagtattatcTCGAGGTGGTGACACTTggctataaattttttgcacatttttaagtaattaaaatcaTCAACCATCTTatgtttgtttaattgaaaataactttaacatagcttatttttataatttcacattttttacttttatacctACCTAATCGTTCATAAACTTCTGGATTATTTACAcattttatgtgaaataatttttccatggccaactgctattaaatattttgtatattttcaaacttatattgttttcagttcagaaaaaatatacttttcgGACATGCCATAGctaactatgattcctatttaaaaaaatacaactttatgttattgcagctaaacgaatggctaaaaaaatcgttgacaacattattaaaatcatcgtaaaaaagtgcccatataatgtctttgtttccaTTTCGACTgtgacaataaaaaaacagcaaatttcaACCGAATACAAATTTCTCAATTCCTGTCTGATCCACTAGAAAGTCGGAAAGTCCACTTTTGCACATCTCCACTCGCTTTCTGTTTGTCTTTCAATCCACAATTTCCTTTTGCAGTTTACACCTGAGCACGGTTACGACATGCGACGTAACATGACCGTAGACTGGAGCGCCCAGGGCAAGTACTCCACGACTCTCTTCACCGACGAAGCCGTCCGTCTAATCCGCGAGCACAACACCGAAAACCCCATGTTCATGTACCTCGCCCACTTGGCCCCACACTCGGGCAACGACGACGACCCTCTGCAAGCCCCCGACGAAGAAATCGCGAAATTCGGACACATCGCAGACCCCGAACGTCGAATTTACGCCGCCATGGTCTCCATGTTGGACAAGAGTGTGGGCAGTGTGATAGCCGCTTTGAGGGACAAACACATGCTGGAAAATTCGATTATTGTGTTCATGTCAGACAACGGGGCAAAGCCCGATGGAATCCACGCCAATCACGGCTCGAATTATCCTTTGCGGGGCAACAAGAACTCGGCTTGGGAAGGGGCCATGAGGTGCGTGGCGGCGATCTGGAGCCCCCTTATCAAGAAACCGCAACGTGTCTCGAACAGTCTGATGCACATTTCGGACTGGTTACCGACTTTCTACACAGCTGCAGGGCTCAATAAGACCGAACTACCGAAAATGGACGGGGTTGACATGTGGGCCTCCATTTCCGAAGGGAAAGACAGCCCCCGGACTGAACTCTTACACAACATTGACGAAATTTACAATTATGGGGCACTTAGAGTCGGGAATTGGAAGTATCTCTACGGATCCACCACAAATGGTAAAAGTGATGGTTGGTATGGGTCTTCAGGTCGTGACCCCCTTTACACTTACGATGATAGCGCCGTTTTGGCCTCACAGACCGGCTCGACACTTGCCGGTCTTACAACCTACCAACAAATCAAGGAAAAACACCAAGGTGACACTAATTTCACACACAAACTGCTCGACAGTGAGACGATCAAGACCCTTCGGGGCGCAGCCGAAGTCAAGTGTCCGCGAGTCAATTTTGAGGAAATCCCCGAAAGTAAGAAATGTAACGCAGTCGAGTCCCCTTGTCTCTTTAACATCAAGGAAGATCCCTGCGAACAAATCAATTTAGCGGCCGAACGTCCCATGATTGTCCTGAACATGGAAATGGCATTAGCCCGATTCAAACAAACGGCTCTACCCATCAGAAACGTCCCAAGAGACCCTAATGCGGACCCCGCCAAGTGGAACAACACTTGGGTCAATTGGCAAGACTACGAAGACGTGAAAAAGCAGAAAATTTACTTCAATACGTTGTCACCGCTGGCGATTGGCTTAATTTCCGCAGCGGTTGTTGCCTTTGTTGTCGTTATAATTATCCTGGTGACTATCACAGTGAAGAGTTCTTTGGATAAGAAAAAGGCCGGGAAAGCGTTTTTCGACGATCCCATGGAGCAAATGATGACGATGGCGCCGAAACCACAAATTTTCGAAGACAGGGAATTGCAAAATAGGGAGAGTATCAGAAATGAGTTTAGGACGGTGGAATAGGAAACAAGCGGCTTTTCGAGAGAAAAGCTCGTTCTTGTTTCGATTGTGATCAAAGAGCTTTGGGGGTTTCTTATAGAAATGTCCACAAGCAAGTAgggttaaattattgtaaatatttattttaatttagaatgaaaataaatttattaaaaaaaaatcgccttTTACTTGCTCATCTGGTCAAAGGAATTGTTTCAAATGGCGCAAAACATGCAAAAAAGTAAACTCTGATTTTATTTGCGGTTCGTTTCGTATATTCCCAAATTAACATGCTCTAGGACTTAAagggttataatttttttattgaaaaattcaatatgCCTCTTTCACCGAAGCAGGTTCAGgttttatataatataatataaatataatataaattgaAAGTATTGGAAAAATGTTATGTCTCATTAAATGTACCTTtgaaaactctacaaaatcgCATATGCTTCAACAGTGGCGCAGCCAGAGACAGTTTATGAGGGGTTTACCtgcataaaaatatattttcactatagacactaataacagtaataaccacacaaaaatgaaaaataaacgtttcCTATTAAATATGTTGCTCTGAACACAATGATgtgttttagaatttttctacgaTTCCTTACTTACtttaaattgattaattaattaattaagatgtCGCGCAGTTTTTTTCCGAGATGTTCggtgtaaaaataatgtaaaaaaattgtctcaagtttaagtttatttgTGGCCCGGCGACCTTGATGCTTTTCGCGCATTTaagaaaatcgcgatttttaattaaataaaaattctttacattttacacGCCTGACTGTACATTGGAAAGGCATATCTCATATTTtctggtatttttttatttacagacaaaaacaaaaattaaaaaaattattttcgtctAAAAAGTCTAATTCTGAATTTTATTCTAATAACTACGCGTATCCATTTCAGATAGGTAATTGTTACGAAATTAGCGAAAAAGAATAGCAGtcagattttgaattaaacgctCTTTTAcgttttaactttaaaaattatttttatctattaCTTGTGGcttcgtaattttaaatttaaatgtgaaATGTAATTATTGGAGTAAGTTTGTAAAAAACTGCGTTGGAATTGTTGCGATATTGAATGTAGGCAtcagtttttgtcaaatttattGCGAGACTGTAATTAATGCGCTTAAAAAAGGTCGGCTACTGGTAAGTGATCTCCTTGTTAGCAAATTATaccattttctaataaatcagGCGTATAGTTtgcgt
The sequence above is a segment of the Tribolium castaneum strain GA2 chromosome 9, icTriCast1.1, whole genome shotgun sequence genome. Coding sequences within it:
- the LOC661588 gene encoding arylsulfatase B, producing the protein MWWLCKIIFFGSVVASFAQTKKPNIIVIVADDMGFNDVGFHGSNEIPTPNIDALAYNGVILNSHYTQALCTPSRSAFLTGKYPIHLGMQHLVILEPEPWGLPLNETILPQYLKRNGYATHAIGKWHLGFFRKEYTPTYRGFDSHFGYWQGLQDYYKHTVHATFTPEHGYDMRRNMTVDWSAQGKYSTTLFTDEAVRLIREHNTENPMFMYLAHLAPHSGNDDDPLQAPDEEIAKFGHIADPERRIYAAMVSMLDKSVGSVIAALRDKHMLENSIIVFMSDNGAKPDGIHANHGSNYPLRGNKNSAWEGAMRCVAAIWSPLIKKPQRVSNSLMHISDWLPTFYTAAGLNKTELPKMDGVDMWASISEGKDSPRTELLHNIDEIYNYGALRVGNWKYLYGSTTNGKSDGWYGSSGRDPLYTYDDSAVLASQTGSTLAGLTTYQQIKEKHQGDTNFTHKLLDSETIKTLRGAAEVKCPRVNFEEIPESKKCNAVESPCLFNIKEDPCEQINLAAERPMIVLNMEMALARFKQTALPIRNVPRDPNADPAKWNNTWVNWQDYEDVKKQKIYFNTLSPLAIGLISAAVVAFVVVIIILVTITVKSSLDKKKAGKAFFDDPMEQMMTMAPKPQIFEDRELQNRESIRNEFRTVE